GGGATGTAAGACCGGGCCAGCAGGAGCACAAATTAAATTCTTGTGTCTTACGTCTTGATACCAGAGTCTTATATATGCTGACCATAGAAGAAAAACACCAGATTGACCATGAAATCGGGCTGGTGCCCTCACCCAAGAACGCCTGCATCGAGGCGCTGAAGATTGTGCAGCAAAGCCATGGCTGGGTGTCGGATGAGAGCCTGCAGGACGTGGCGGAGTATGTGGGCATGTCCACGGCAGAGCTGGACAGCGTAGCGACATTCTACAACCTGATTTTCCGGAGACCGGTAGGGCGGCATGTGATACTGCTCTGCGACAGCATCAGCTGCTACGTGATGGGCTACGAAGGCATCCGTGAACAGCTTTACGAAAAACTCAATATACAATACGGCCAGACCACAGCAGACGGCCGCTTTACCCTGCTCCCCAACTGCTGCCTCGGCACCTGCGACCGTGCCCCCGCCCTGATGATTGACAACGATTTGTACCGCAACCTGACGGTGGAACAACTGGATGAGATACTGAGCAAGTATACCTAAAACCAAAGCGGGCCTATGGAGAAGCCGCTTACCCAACACATAGTACCGGGCCGCAAGCCGCTCAACCTGAAAGAATACGAGAAAGTGGGCGGCTATGAGTCGGTGCGCAAAGCACTCAAGATGACACCTGCTGAGGTGCAAACTCTGGTGAAAGACTCGAACCTGAAAGGACGCGGCGGCGCGGGTTTCAACACCGGCCTAAAGTGGAGCTTTGTGCCCATGGGGCCGGAAGCAGCCACCCCCAAATACCTGGTGGCCAACGCCGACGAGATGGAGCCCGGCACCTTCAAAGACCGGGTGCTGCTGGAAGGCAACCCGCACCAACTCATCGAAGGGATGATTGTAGCCGCTTACGCCATACAGGCCAGTATCAGCTATGTCTTCCTCCGCTGGGCATACAAGCTGGCTGCACAAGAAATCACGCAGGCTATATATGAAGCAAAGGAGGCAGGCTACCTGGGCAGGAACATCCTGGGCTCCGGCTTTGACCTGGAGATGCACCTGCACACCGGCGTGGGGCGCTATATGTGCGG
This window of the Pontibacter russatus genome carries:
- the nuoE gene encoding NADH-quinone oxidoreductase subunit NuoE, which gives rise to MLTIEEKHQIDHEIGLVPSPKNACIEALKIVQQSHGWVSDESLQDVAEYVGMSTAELDSVATFYNLIFRRPVGRHVILLCDSISCYVMGYEGIREQLYEKLNIQYGQTTADGRFTLLPNCCLGTCDRAPALMIDNDLYRNLTVEQLDEILSKYT